From the genome of Bacteroidota bacterium:
GATTTACGGTATATGATCCTGCAGAGTGATATTGATTAATCAAATTGATGACTTCGCGTCCCAAAACATCATACACTTTTAGGCTGACCATTCCCGACTGTGGAACAGTGAATTTAATGTTTGTGGTTGGATTAAATGGATTAGGATAATTTTGCAACAATTCAAACGACGTTGCAACTTCAGGATTCCGTTGAACTCCTGTGGTCCATTTATTGCCGATCCATGTATGAGTCCAGTTATACATGTTTTGCCAGGAGTTGTCATTATTTAAAGTTGAATAACTCAGAATTCCTTCACGACCTGAACCTGCATCACGATCGTTGATGGAGAAATCGATCGGAATACGCATTCCTTCTTTTGGGACAAATAGACTGTCACCGGGGATAATTGCGGCAATCGTTGTGAAGGGCAATTTTGCTTCAACAGTATATCCCGAAGTAAATGTTTTTGGTTTCCAAATATAATTGGCTCCAGGATACATCACGATAATGGTGCCGATTCCTTTATCATTGTTGATACGGTTTTTTGAAAAACGAAGCATGTAATCCGGAGTTGCTCCGCGTTTATATCCTGAATGCCCCGTGCCTCTCCAATCATATAAACCAATATTGATATCCGGTGCATCGTTTGACCACGTAGAGACAGAAGAACTTGTATCAACAACAACGGTATCATCCACAACATCGAATGCGATGTACAGATTATTTGCATCCATCGCGAGATAGGCTTTCACTGAAAGATCGAGACTATCGTTCAACTTCCCACCTGGCACTAAATGCGCTGTCGGATTTTTACCAAACGCGTTCATTGCAATGGGAGGAATTGATGCCCATTCACTCAATGAACCGTCTGCAACAAAATTGGATGGAGCCACCGGAGAAATGACTGGAACACCTTTTGCTTTTGTTGTTACCGCCGTTGGTGCAACAGCAACCGGACCAACGTTTCCTACCGCATCAGTTGCATTAACACCGTAAAAATATGTAATGTCTTGGTCAGTTACCGGCGAACGAAGAACATGAGTAGCCGATTGTACACCTAACGCTAATCCATACGGTCCAAGACGCTCTATAGTAGAATCAATTTTGGTAAATGCTTTTTCGCTAAAGTACACATCATATTTTGAACCTGGCTCGTCCGGTACATCAACCCATGTAATTGTATTGATATAGGAACCTGCCGCGCCGGCGATTGCAGCTACGCTTGTTGGTGCTTCTGGAGGTATTTTATCTAATTCGTGCCCAAATCCGCCAAGAGCGCTGATCATGGAATCAGTTAACATAGTATTCCAAATAGCAATTTCAGCACAATCTATTTCACCATCATCGCCGTCATCGTCGCCAAACATCAACAACGATTTGTCCAGAGAAAATCGAATATGGTCTATCGGTTGAATATTTCCTGTTTTAATTTTTTGGCCGTCGATATACGAATTAAATTGTACGCCGTTTTTCACTGAAATGACAAGTCGATACCATTCATTTGCCGTTACTGAAAACAACGAATATCCTGTTGTAGCATTTCCGATGGTTGCGCCCGTTTTATTAACAAATAATTCGCCATCATTATTATTATTTGTATCAGTTTGAAAAAAACATTTCCAGGCACCGATGGTGGGAGCTCTAAAATCAATCATCAGCGTATATTCATTCACCCTGGTACCGCCACCATTGGGACTCATTCCGTGTCTCAATTTATAATAACTTCCTAGTCCGATCTTTACAGCTCCATTCGTTGCTTCTGGACCAACAATCACTTGATGTGTTCCGACTAATTCCAGCGCGGTGCCGACTTCTGCTTTAAAAACGTTCTGTACATCATCAAATTTCCACCAACCTTGTCTAGTTGGTATTTGGCTGTACAGCGATGAGGCGCAGTATACCGATAACAAAATGATGAAAAGAAAATGTGTTTTTTTCATAACTTACCCTTGAGTTTTGATGAAAATATTGGTGACTAAAAAACACGATACCCTCACAGTACATTGT
Proteins encoded in this window:
- a CDS encoding sugar-binding protein — translated: MKKTHFLFIILLSVYCASSLYSQIPTRQGWWKFDDVQNVFKAEVGTALELVGTHQVIVGPEATNGAVKIGLGSYYKLRHGMSPNGGGTRVNEYTLMIDFRAPTIGAWKCFFQTDTNNNNDGELFVNKTGATIGNATTGYSLFSVTANEWYRLVISVKNGVQFNSYIDGQKIKTGNIQPIDHIRFSLDKSLLMFGDDDGDDGEIDCAEIAIWNTMLTDSMISALGGFGHELDKIPPEAPTSVAAIAGAAGSYINTITWVDVPDEPGSKYDVYFSEKAFTKIDSTIERLGPYGLALGVQSATHVLRSPVTDQDITYFYGVNATDAVGNVGPVAVAPTAVTTKAKGVPVISPVAPSNFVADGSLSEWASIPPIAMNAFGKNPTAHLVPGGKLNDSLDLSVKAYLAMDANNLYIAFDVVDDTVVVDTSSSVSTWSNDAPDINIGLYDWRGTGHSGYKRGATPDYMLRFSKNRINNDKGIGTIIVMYPGANYIWKPKTFTSGYTVEAKLPFTTIAAIIPGDSLFVPKEGMRIPIDFSINDRDAGSGREGILSYSTLNNDNSWQNMYNWTHTWIGNKWTTGVQRNPEVATSFELLQNYPNPFNPTTNIKFTVPQSGMVSLKVYDVLGREVINLINQYHSAGSYTVNLDASKLATGMYVYRLESGSFSSVKKMTLIK